One region of Bacillus zhangzhouensis genomic DNA includes:
- the trmB gene encoding tRNA (guanosine(46)-N7)-methyltransferase TrmB encodes MRMRHKPWADDYLAENAQLVLANPEQYKGKWHELFGNDHPIHIEVGTGKGSFIAGMGKLHPHINYIGIELFKSVIVTAVDKIKETDVENVKLLNINAETLTDVFAENEIDRVYLNFSDPWPKARHEKRRLTFKTFLERYEHILRPGSELHFKTDNRGLFEYSLKSFSAYGLLLTYVSLDLHEDGLEGNVMTEYEEKFSSMGKPIYRSEVKFPE; translated from the coding sequence TTGAGAATGCGACATAAACCATGGGCTGATGATTACTTAGCTGAGAATGCTCAACTTGTTTTAGCAAATCCCGAGCAATATAAAGGGAAATGGCATGAGCTGTTTGGAAATGATCATCCAATCCATATCGAAGTTGGGACAGGAAAAGGGAGTTTTATTGCTGGAATGGGCAAGCTTCATCCTCATATCAACTATATTGGCATTGAATTATTTAAAAGCGTCATTGTGACGGCAGTAGATAAAATCAAAGAGACAGATGTTGAAAATGTAAAGCTTTTGAACATTAATGCTGAGACACTGACAGATGTGTTTGCAGAAAACGAAATAGACCGGGTGTATTTGAATTTCTCTGATCCGTGGCCAAAAGCAAGACACGAAAAGCGTAGATTGACGTTTAAAACCTTTTTAGAACGATATGAACATATTCTTCGTCCAGGCAGTGAATTACATTTCAAAACAGATAACCGCGGGTTATTTGAATATTCCTTAAAAAGTTTTTCTGCCTATGGCCTTCTTTTAACGTATGTCAGCCTAGATTTACATGAGGACGGCTTAGAAGGAAACGTGATGACTGAATATGAAGAGAAGTTCTCTTCTATGGGGAAACCCATCTATCGATCAGAAGTTAAATTCCCAGAATAA
- the thpR gene encoding RNA 2',3'-cyclic phosphodiesterase, with product MSENRHYFIGIRIPEQLAHQIKQDIDQRSGLFFQKWTAPHDYHVTLVFLGAIPQERLKKMIQLLDILSNEASAFPLELKEVGQFGAKERPRVFFAKPHKSEPLMHLREKVKEAVLSAGHPVEKRPFHPHMTIARKWNADDPYEEQAPLCKEPYMMEVSRITLFEIRPKETPRYHTIKQFTLHK from the coding sequence GTGTCAGAAAACCGTCATTATTTTATAGGGATTCGCATCCCTGAACAACTTGCGCATCAAATCAAACAAGACATTGATCAAAGGAGCGGACTGTTCTTTCAAAAATGGACAGCACCACATGATTATCATGTGACCCTTGTATTTTTAGGCGCTATTCCACAAGAGCGTTTAAAAAAGATGATCCAGTTGCTTGACATCCTTTCAAATGAAGCGTCTGCATTTCCACTAGAGCTGAAGGAGGTCGGGCAGTTTGGTGCGAAGGAACGTCCGCGAGTCTTTTTTGCAAAACCTCATAAAAGTGAGCCGCTCATGCATTTAAGAGAAAAGGTAAAGGAAGCCGTCTTGTCAGCAGGACACCCTGTTGAAAAGAGACCGTTTCATCCGCATATGACGATTGCGCGCAAATGGAATGCGGATGACCCTTATGAAGAACAAGCGCCTTTATGCAAAGAGCCATATATGATGGAGGTTTCACGTATCACTTTATTTGAAATACGTCCGAAAGAAACCCCTCGTTATCACACAATCAAACAATTTACACTACATAAATGA
- a CDS encoding NAD-dependent malic enzyme: MEVMSVPYLNKGVAFTKEEREELGLKGFLPPKVLTLEDQAKRAYEQFKAQPDEMGKNVYLTALHDRNEVLFYKLLYEHLAEMLPIVYTPTVGTAIQRYSHEYRKPRGLYLSIDDLEGMEEIFASYGVDESIDLIVATDAEGILGIGDWGVGGIAISVGKLAVYTAAAGIDPSRVLAVVLDAGTNQESLLNDPLYVGNQHSRVRGERYDQFIDQYVELARATFPNALLHWEDFGTKNARAILEKYKDRICTFNDDIQGTGAVSLAAVMACAKATKIPLKDHRIVIFGAGTAGIGIAEQIRDAIVRDGVKEEASYDHFWCIDKTGLLTDDSPDIQPFQKPYARRSDEVKDYARNGPKHSIDLLEVVKQAKPTILIGTSTVGGAFTEEIVKEMASHVERPAILPMSNPTPLSEAKPEDLIEWTEGRALVTTGSPFDPVEYGGVTYEIGQANNALVFPGLGLGTIVSKARLMTDSMFVASAEAIASMVNVGKPGAAMLPSVDQLRTVSATVAVRVAQAAIDEGIAEETPDDLIQAVQDAMWHPVYKKIKAI, from the coding sequence ATGGAAGTCATGTCAGTCCCTTATTTAAACAAAGGGGTTGCATTTACAAAGGAAGAGCGGGAGGAGCTAGGTTTAAAGGGATTTCTTCCGCCTAAGGTTTTAACCTTAGAGGATCAGGCAAAGCGTGCATATGAGCAGTTTAAGGCACAGCCGGATGAAATGGGGAAAAATGTGTATTTAACAGCGCTTCATGATAGAAACGAAGTGCTTTTTTACAAACTGCTATATGAGCACTTGGCGGAAATGCTTCCGATTGTCTACACACCGACTGTAGGAACGGCTATTCAGCGTTATAGCCATGAGTATCGAAAGCCAAGAGGGCTGTATTTATCAATAGATGATCTAGAAGGCATGGAAGAAATTTTCGCCTCTTATGGTGTCGATGAATCAATTGATTTAATCGTTGCAACTGATGCAGAAGGCATTTTAGGCATTGGAGACTGGGGCGTTGGCGGGATTGCCATTTCAGTCGGGAAACTTGCTGTTTATACAGCTGCAGCAGGCATTGATCCCAGCCGCGTGCTGGCAGTAGTGCTTGATGCGGGGACGAACCAGGAAAGTCTCTTGAATGATCCGCTTTATGTTGGAAATCAGCACTCCCGCGTTCGCGGAGAACGCTATGATCAGTTCATTGATCAATATGTCGAGCTTGCCCGTGCTACTTTTCCAAACGCACTCCTTCACTGGGAAGACTTCGGTACAAAGAATGCCCGTGCGATATTGGAAAAATATAAGGACCGTATCTGTACATTTAACGATGATATTCAAGGAACTGGCGCCGTTTCACTAGCTGCAGTTATGGCATGTGCAAAAGCAACGAAGATTCCGCTGAAAGATCACCGTATCGTCATTTTTGGAGCGGGTACGGCAGGTATTGGCATAGCCGAGCAAATTCGTGATGCGATCGTCCGAGACGGAGTCAAAGAAGAGGCGTCCTACGATCATTTCTGGTGTATTGATAAAACGGGGCTGCTCACAGATGATTCACCTGACATTCAGCCATTTCAAAAGCCATATGCAAGGCGTTCTGATGAAGTAAAGGATTATGCCCGTAATGGTCCAAAGCATTCGATTGATCTATTAGAGGTCGTCAAGCAGGCGAAACCAACAATTTTAATTGGCACCTCGACGGTAGGAGGAGCATTTACAGAAGAAATTGTGAAAGAAATGGCGTCACATGTGGAGCGCCCTGCGATTTTACCGATGTCGAATCCGACACCTCTTTCAGAAGCAAAGCCGGAAGATCTGATCGAGTGGACTGAAGGACGCGCCCTTGTGACAACGGGAAGTCCATTTGATCCTGTCGAATATGGCGGCGTCACATATGAAATTGGACAAGCGAATAATGCCCTTGTCTTCCCAGGTCTTGGTCTAGGCACGATTGTGTCCAAAGCAAGGTTGATGACAGACAGTATGTTTGTTGCGAGTGCTGAAGCCATTGCAAGCATGGTCAATGTTGGGAAGCCGGGTGCAGCGATGCTGCCAAGCGTCGATCAGCTTCGAACTGTTTCAGCGACAGTTGCCGTCCGTGTGGCGCAGGCAGCCATTGATGAAGGCATTGCAGAAGAAACGCCTGATGACCTCATTCAGGCTGTGCAGGACGCTATGTGGCATCCTGTGTACAAAAAAATCAAAGCCATTTAA
- a CDS encoding DUF1444 domain-containing protein codes for MAKMTSRQLANELKSRLTNGSWSHQFDREKDTLRIEDKQTGKGITLELPPIIAKWEVKPDETIDEIVYYVKEALSAMTGEAQHISGKEKLIYPVIRSTSFPEASSHGIPLVFDEHTAETRIYYALDLGSTYRLIDEKMLQKENWTKERIRETASFNVRSLETVVKMDEVAGNRFYFFRANDGYDASRLLNESLLQEYAQKVEGQMAISVPHQDVFIIADVRNDSGYDILGQMSMSFFASGTVPITALSFLYDEGKLEPIFILAKSRPKQQ; via the coding sequence ATGGCAAAAATGACATCAAGACAGCTTGCGAACGAACTGAAAAGCCGTCTGACAAATGGCAGCTGGTCACACCAGTTTGACCGGGAAAAAGATACGCTTCGGATTGAAGATAAACAAACAGGCAAAGGCATCACACTAGAGCTCCCGCCAATCATTGCAAAGTGGGAAGTAAAGCCTGATGAAACCATCGATGAGATCGTTTATTATGTGAAAGAAGCGCTGAGTGCCATGACAGGCGAAGCGCAGCACATCTCAGGAAAAGAAAAGCTGATTTATCCGGTCATTCGATCCACTTCCTTTCCTGAGGCATCATCTCATGGGATTCCGCTGGTGTTTGATGAGCATACAGCTGAAACGAGAATCTACTATGCACTTGACCTTGGAAGCACCTACCGATTAATTGATGAAAAGATGCTTCAAAAGGAAAACTGGACAAAAGAACGAATCAGAGAAACTGCAAGCTTCAACGTCCGTTCGCTTGAAACTGTGGTGAAAATGGATGAAGTGGCAGGCAACCGGTTTTATTTCTTCCGTGCAAATGACGGGTATGACGCCAGCAGACTTTTAAATGAATCGTTATTACAAGAATACGCGCAAAAAGTAGAAGGGCAGATGGCGATTTCTGTTCCCCATCAAGATGTATTCATCATTGCAGATGTTCGCAATGATTCAGGCTATGATATTTTAGGTCAGATGTCGATGAGCTTCTTCGCCAGCGGCACGGTTCCGATTACCGCATTGTCATTTTTATATGACGAGGGTAAGCTTGAACCGATCTTTATACTTGCAAAAAGCAGACCAAAACAGCAGTAG
- a CDS encoding PTS sugar transporter subunit IIC, with protein sequence MTYLKRKGISLSPKVYFIDALSYMALGLFATLVVGLILKTAGGLLSLPLIIKMGTLAMGLMGPAIGVAVAYGLHASPLIIFASVVSGAAGAELGGPAGSFAAALIGVELGKMVSGETRIDIILTPLVTIITGFFTAALIGPGIEAMMTGLGRLIMWGTDQSPLIMGMLVATIVGLALSSPISSAALALMLDLSGLAAGAATIGCCAQMVGFAAAGFRENRFGGLAAVGIGTSKLQLPNIVKNPLILIPPTIAGLILAPIGIMGFGMVNNAAGAGMGTSGLVGQLMTLTVMGFHPSVFLAIGLLHIVGPAVISLVVSEWMRKKGYIQFGDLTIQTGGMKHEKN encoded by the coding sequence ATGACTTATTTGAAAAGAAAGGGGATCTCCCTTTCGCCAAAGGTATATTTCATTGATGCACTTTCTTATATGGCTTTAGGTCTATTTGCTACATTAGTGGTAGGTCTGATTTTAAAAACAGCAGGCGGTCTGTTATCACTTCCGCTCATCATTAAAATGGGAACCCTCGCCATGGGGCTCATGGGACCGGCGATCGGCGTAGCGGTAGCATACGGTTTACATGCATCTCCTTTGATCATTTTTGCAAGTGTTGTCTCAGGCGCTGCAGGAGCAGAACTTGGGGGGCCTGCTGGAAGCTTTGCCGCTGCTTTAATTGGGGTGGAACTCGGCAAGATGGTCAGTGGTGAGACAAGAATTGATATTATTTTAACGCCGCTTGTCACCATTATCACTGGCTTTTTCACCGCTGCTTTAATTGGACCTGGGATTGAAGCCATGATGACAGGGCTTGGCAGGCTGATCATGTGGGGGACAGACCAAAGCCCGCTGATCATGGGTATGCTAGTAGCGACCATTGTTGGACTTGCTCTCAGTTCTCCGATCTCAAGTGCTGCCCTTGCGCTCATGCTTGACTTAAGCGGTCTTGCTGCTGGTGCGGCAACGATTGGCTGCTGCGCTCAAATGGTCGGGTTTGCCGCTGCAGGCTTTCGAGAAAATCGTTTTGGCGGCCTTGCGGCTGTCGGCATTGGGACGTCAAAATTGCAGCTGCCGAACATTGTGAAAAACCCTCTCATTCTGATTCCGCCGACGATTGCAGGTCTGATTCTCGCGCCAATTGGTATTATGGGCTTTGGGATGGTCAATAATGCGGCAGGGGCAGGGATGGGAACGAGCGGCCTTGTCGGTCAGCTCATGACACTAACCGTCATGGGGTTTCATCCATCTGTTTTCCTCGCGATCGGTCTCTTGCATATTGTTGGCCCGGCAGTGATTAGTTTGGTAGTATCAGAATGGATGAGAAAGAAAGGCTATATACAATTCGGAGATTTAACCATACAAACTGGAGGAATGAAACATGAAAAAAATTGA
- a CDS encoding YtoQ family protein, translating to MQLTVYLAGEIHSQWRDEIKEKSQSLKLPVTFVGPMENHDRSDNIGEDILGEQPNAMFKDDAASDLNNFRTEILLNKADVVIARFGEKYKQWNTAMDASAAIVKGKPLILIRPKELHHPLKELSNRANITVETVNQAIKALSYVFEQQ from the coding sequence ATGCAATTAACTGTCTATTTAGCTGGAGAAATTCATAGCCAGTGGCGTGATGAAATCAAGGAGAAAAGCCAATCTTTGAAGCTGCCGGTGACATTTGTTGGTCCAATGGAGAATCATGACCGATCAGATAACATCGGTGAGGATATTTTAGGTGAGCAGCCGAATGCCATGTTCAAAGATGATGCAGCTTCTGATTTGAACAATTTTCGTACTGAAATTTTATTAAACAAAGCAGATGTCGTCATTGCGCGGTTTGGTGAGAAATATAAACAGTGGAACACAGCCATGGATGCATCTGCTGCGATTGTAAAAGGAAAACCTCTTATTTTAATCCGCCCAAAAGAGCTGCACCATCCGTTAAAAGAACTCTCAAACAGAGCAAATATCACTGTGGAAACGGTGAACCAAGCGATCAAGGCGTTATCTTATGTGTTTGAACAGCAATAA
- a CDS encoding MBL fold metallo-hydrolase, giving the protein METMKIGEMELFWLNGGDTHMDGGAMFGVVPKPLWSKKYPVNDRNQIELRCDPILIRWKGLHLLVDSGIGSGKLTDKQKRNYGVTEETKLEECLAHLGLRPSDIDYVLMTHLHFDHASGLTKREGDKLVSVFQQAEIMTSKIEWDEMRSPNIRSRNTYWKENWEPVADQVVTFEDSIEVTEGIELHHTGGHSNGHSILTLTSEGETAIHLADIMPTHAHKNPLWVLAYDDYPMTSIPAKQKWQAYAQEKNAWYLFYHDAIYRAVKWDEDGQITHEIKRETGK; this is encoded by the coding sequence ATGGAGACAATGAAAATAGGTGAAATGGAACTGTTTTGGTTAAATGGTGGAGATACTCATATGGATGGCGGTGCAATGTTCGGTGTCGTGCCAAAGCCATTATGGTCAAAAAAATACCCGGTAAATGACCGCAATCAAATTGAATTACGATGTGATCCCATTCTCATTCGGTGGAAGGGTCTCCATCTGCTAGTGGACTCAGGTATCGGATCAGGAAAGCTGACGGATAAACAAAAACGCAATTATGGGGTGACAGAGGAAACCAAATTAGAAGAATGTCTAGCGCACCTCGGCTTGCGCCCATCAGATATTGATTACGTTTTAATGACACACCTTCACTTCGATCATGCCAGCGGGTTAACAAAACGTGAGGGTGATAAGCTCGTGTCTGTTTTTCAGCAGGCAGAAATCATGACATCGAAAATCGAATGGGATGAAATGAGATCGCCGAACATTCGCTCAAGAAATACATATTGGAAAGAAAACTGGGAGCCTGTGGCAGATCAAGTGGTCACATTTGAAGACAGTATCGAAGTGACAGAAGGCATCGAGCTGCATCATACAGGCGGCCACAGCAATGGCCATAGTATTTTAACGCTCACAAGTGAGGGCGAAACAGCGATTCATTTAGCGGATATCATGCCAACACATGCTCATAAAAATCCACTTTGGGTTCTGGCGTATGATGATTACCCAATGACTTCGATTCCAGCCAAGCAAAAGTGGCAGGCATATGCACAAGAAAAAAATGCGTGGTACTTGTTTTATCATGATGCCATTTATCGTGCTGTAAAATGGGACGAAGATGGGCAGATCACACACGAAATCAAAAGAGAAACAGGAAAATAA
- a CDS encoding M42 family metallopeptidase, translating to MNEETLSLFRNLTELQGTPGNEHHVRAFMKKELEKYSDELIQDRLGGVFGVRKGQENAPKIMVAGHMDEVGFMVSSITKNGMIRFQTLGGWWSQVMLAQRVDVHTDHGRIPGVVSSTPPHLLTPEQKSKPVKPSDMLIDIGADSEEEAKELGVRPGQQIVPATVFTPMANPKKILAKAWDNRYGCGLAIELLKELKDESLSCQLYSGATVQEEVGLRGAEVAANMIQPDLFFALDASPANDVTGDKTQFGQLGKGALLRIFDRTMITHRGMRDFVLDTAETNNIPYQYFVSPGGTDAGRVHISNQGVPSAVIGVCARYIHTSHSVLHVDDYAAAKELMVRLIKNCDQSTVDSIYQQV from the coding sequence ATGAACGAAGAAACATTGTCACTTTTCCGAAATTTAACAGAATTACAGGGAACTCCAGGAAATGAGCACCATGTGCGTGCTTTTATGAAAAAGGAACTTGAGAAATATTCTGATGAACTCATTCAAGACCGTCTTGGCGGGGTGTTTGGCGTACGCAAGGGGCAGGAAAACGCACCGAAAATTATGGTAGCGGGTCATATGGATGAAGTCGGATTCATGGTCTCATCGATTACGAAAAACGGGATGATTCGTTTTCAAACACTTGGCGGCTGGTGGAGTCAAGTCATGCTGGCGCAGCGTGTCGACGTCCATACCGATCACGGGCGAATTCCTGGTGTCGTCTCTAGTACACCTCCTCACCTTCTGACGCCAGAACAAAAAAGCAAACCTGTGAAGCCGTCAGATATGCTCATCGATATTGGCGCAGACAGTGAAGAAGAGGCAAAAGAGCTTGGCGTTCGCCCAGGACAGCAAATCGTTCCTGCAACGGTTTTTACTCCAATGGCAAATCCAAAAAAGATCTTAGCAAAGGCTTGGGATAACCGCTATGGCTGCGGCCTTGCCATTGAATTATTAAAAGAATTAAAAGATGAATCCCTTTCATGTCAGCTGTATTCAGGAGCAACTGTTCAAGAGGAAGTAGGGCTTAGAGGGGCTGAGGTCGCTGCGAATATGATTCAGCCAGATCTTTTCTTCGCTTTAGATGCGAGTCCTGCAAACGATGTGACAGGTGACAAAACACAGTTCGGCCAGCTTGGAAAAGGTGCACTTCTGCGTATTTTTGATCGGACAATGATTACGCACCGCGGAATGAGAGACTTTGTGCTCGATACTGCTGAGACAAACAACATTCCATATCAATATTTCGTATCACCGGGTGGTACGGACGCTGGACGTGTTCATATTTCAAACCAAGGTGTGCCTTCTGCTGTGATTGGGGTTTGCGCACGCTACATTCATACAAGTCATTCTGTTTTGCATGTGGATGATTACGCAGCGGCAAAAGAGTTAATGGTCCGCCTTATCAAAAATTGTGATCAAAGCACAGTGGATTCTATTTATCAACAAGTTTAA
- a CDS encoding YegS/Rv2252/BmrU family lipid kinase, with protein MNEWYFIVNPEAGHGKGLRTWRSIEKELQKVEVSYRSFLTQYEGHAEVLARQISAMQDDRLKRLIVIGGDGTIHEVLNGLKEIDHVQLSFVPAGHWNDAAKGLGIHRHDVLKEVRKQKRMLTKTFSLGSFQDHAESPQSVLFLNHIGVGFDAHVLRKMVHFRGEKWLKRLKLGFIIYPLSFLHSLWSFKPFDLALFIKNEKKVFRKVWFVLVCNHPYYGGGLEAAPEVSARQPGFQTMVVTDLNPFKVLLFLSAMVFQKHLGMKGVTLFQHEEAYLEADEKIFFHADGEVIGATPVFVKASKRSLKLRA; from the coding sequence ATGAATGAATGGTACTTTATCGTTAACCCAGAAGCAGGACATGGGAAAGGACTCCGCACATGGAGGAGCATAGAGAAAGAATTACAAAAGGTGGAGGTCTCTTATCGATCATTTCTCACCCAGTATGAAGGCCATGCAGAAGTTTTGGCAAGACAAATCAGTGCCATGCAGGATGACAGGCTGAAGCGCTTGATTGTCATTGGCGGTGACGGCACTATTCATGAAGTACTAAATGGCTTAAAGGAAATTGATCATGTGCAGCTTAGTTTTGTCCCTGCTGGTCATTGGAATGATGCTGCAAAGGGTCTTGGTATCCATCGTCATGATGTCCTAAAAGAAGTGAGAAAGCAAAAGAGAATGCTCACCAAAACATTTTCTCTCGGCTCCTTTCAAGATCATGCCGAAAGTCCACAATCTGTTCTCTTTCTCAATCATATCGGTGTGGGGTTTGACGCACATGTGCTGAGGAAAATGGTGCATTTTAGAGGGGAAAAGTGGCTGAAACGGCTTAAGCTTGGCTTTATTATCTACCCGCTGTCATTTCTCCATTCTTTATGGTCGTTTAAACCGTTTGATCTTGCGTTATTTATTAAAAATGAGAAAAAGGTCTTTCGCAAAGTGTGGTTTGTGCTCGTATGCAATCACCCGTATTACGGAGGAGGACTGGAAGCAGCGCCAGAAGTGAGTGCGAGGCAGCCAGGTTTTCAAACGATGGTTGTCACAGATTTGAATCCATTTAAAGTCCTTTTGTTTCTAAGTGCAATGGTGTTTCAAAAGCACCTTGGGATGAAGGGGGTTACCCTGTTTCAACATGAGGAAGCCTACTTAGAAGCAGATGAAAAAATCTTCTTTCACGCAGATGGAGAAGTGATCGGTGCAACGCCTGTCTTTGTCAAGGCAAGTAAACGATCCTTAAAATTACGTGCTTAA
- a CDS encoding YtzH-like family protein encodes MGLNRQHQLQLIKDILTDHQLDCCGTVAEYEQVGRVIQLMLAKEDLDVDIRQLLTDIYDYSQKGTSVSSIDAHIEEHQSHLSEWVENIPLS; translated from the coding sequence ATGGGTTTAAACCGTCAACATCAGCTGCAATTAATCAAAGATATTTTAACCGATCACCAGCTGGATTGCTGCGGGACTGTTGCAGAATATGAACAGGTGGGACGCGTGATTCAATTAATGCTGGCAAAAGAAGATCTGGATGTCGACATTCGACAGCTGTTAACAGATATTTATGATTACAGCCAAAAGGGCACCTCTGTCAGTTCAATTGATGCACATATCGAGGAGCATCAATCACATCTGTCTGAGTGGGTCGAGAACATTCCACTGTCTTAA
- a CDS encoding phosphotransferase family protein has product MNWLGQILGSEWHISPAGGATGDAYFATHNDQKLFLKRNTSPFLAVLSAEGIVPKLVWTKRMENGDVITAQHWLSGRELKPKDMNERPVAEQLRKIHTSKELLDMLKRLEKHSLDPESILMHLKQSILNEQIDSQDITRAIQYLEKQVEAVHFEDKVVCHCDLNHNNWLLTDENQLYLIDWDGAMIADPAIDLGPLLYHYVEEENWESWLSMYGAPLTDNLRKRMAWYVLAETVSFVVWHKRKGNEKAQKEVQAELNALLKRLNIH; this is encoded by the coding sequence ATGAACTGGTTGGGACAAATATTAGGTAGCGAATGGCACATCTCTCCGGCTGGAGGCGCTACGGGAGATGCGTACTTCGCAACACACAATGACCAAAAGCTATTTTTAAAACGCAATACGTCACCGTTTCTTGCGGTTTTGTCAGCTGAAGGCATTGTGCCGAAGCTTGTCTGGACAAAACGGATGGAAAATGGAGATGTCATTACTGCACAGCACTGGCTGAGCGGCAGAGAGCTGAAACCAAAGGACATGAATGAACGTCCTGTAGCAGAGCAGCTAAGAAAAATTCATACATCAAAAGAATTGCTCGATATGCTGAAACGATTAGAGAAGCACTCTCTAGACCCAGAATCCATTCTGATGCATCTGAAACAGTCTATTTTAAACGAGCAAATTGATTCACAAGACATCACGCGTGCCATCCAGTATTTAGAGAAGCAAGTGGAGGCTGTCCATTTTGAGGACAAGGTCGTCTGTCATTGTGATCTCAATCATAATAATTGGCTGCTGACAGATGAAAACCAGCTCTATTTGATCGATTGGGATGGGGCAATGATTGCAGACCCAGCGATTGATCTTGGACCGCTTTTATACCATTATGTTGAGGAAGAGAACTGGGAAAGCTGGCTCTCTATGTACGGCGCCCCGCTGACGGATAATTTGCGAAAGCGCATGGCGTGGTACGTGCTCGCTGAAACCGTATCGTTTGTCGTTTGGCATAAAAGAAAAGGAAATGAAAAGGCGCAAAAAGAAGTGCAAGCGGAGCTAAACGCACTCTTAAAACGGTTAAACATCCATTAA
- a CDS encoding PepSY domain-containing protein has translation MKLKHVLIGASIGVTAAIVAKKVFFPTYISSEKALKIVKSAFKQRGPIDGSWIYTVPEPYTVNGETIDVYKSGITRSAFGELEQYEVMIDAKTGMIVDVIDSVA, from the coding sequence TTGAAGTTAAAACATGTTCTGATTGGTGCGAGTATTGGCGTAACCGCTGCAATTGTTGCAAAAAAAGTATTTTTCCCAACGTATATCTCGTCTGAAAAAGCATTAAAAATTGTGAAATCTGCTTTTAAACAGCGCGGCCCTATTGATGGCTCTTGGATTTATACTGTACCAGAACCGTATACCGTAAATGGTGAAACGATTGATGTGTACAAATCTGGCATTACCCGCTCTGCCTTTGGCGAGCTTGAACAGTATGAAGTGATGATTGATGCCAAAACAGGCATGATCGTGGATGTGATTGATTCTGTTGCTTGA
- a CDS encoding thioredoxin family protein produces MKKIESNEELQKVIQEDLTVLLFSADWCPDCTFIEPFLPELEANYPEFEYFYVDRDKFIDTCAEWEIYGIPSFLVFKNGQEINRFVSKDRKTKEEIEAFLTDSLSK; encoded by the coding sequence ATGAAAAAAATTGAATCAAACGAAGAATTACAAAAAGTGATTCAAGAAGACTTAACGGTATTGCTATTTTCAGCTGACTGGTGTCCGGACTGCACATTTATTGAGCCATTCTTGCCAGAGCTTGAAGCAAACTACCCAGAATTTGAGTACTTCTATGTCGATAGAGACAAGTTCATTGACACTTGTGCAGAGTGGGAAATTTACGGCATTCCAAGCTTTTTAGTCTTTAAAAACGGACAAGAGATTAACCGCTTTGTTAGCAAAGATCGTAAGACAAAGGAAGAGATTGAAGCATTTTTAACAGATTCTCTTTCTAAATAA